The sequence ATTTGGCAGCACCTTGCCCCTTTGGTAAATAATGGCTGTTGGGTTAGTGATGAAGTAACGTATGTATCCGGTGGTGAAGGCTCGACCAGTGAAGGTGAATTTTTTGAGGCTTTAAATACGGCATGTAATGCTAAATTACCGGTAATTTTCCATATTCAAGATAATGGTTATGCTATCTCAACACCGATAGAGGTTCAGACAGCTGGTGGCTCAATTACCAAGTTACTTGAGGGGTATCCTAATCTATTACGTCTTGAATTTGATGGTTGTGATCCCGAAGCGAGTTATCAAGCTTGGCAACGTGGTGTCCATCATGCCCGTACTCGTCGTGGTCCGGTGTTAATGCATGCGCATGTTATAAGACCATACTCACATTCTATGAGTGATGACGAGCGGCTATATCGAACCGCGGCTGAAATAGAAAAGCAGACGCAACAAGATCCCTTGATCTGCTATCGTAGAGTTCTACAAAACAAACACGGTATTACCGAAGATGAGTTTAATAAAATTGAGCAAGAAGTAGAAGCAGATGTGCAAGCCGCGCGTAATGCGGCGGTACAAGCACCAGCACCTCGACCTGAAACTGCAAGTTTATATGTTTATTCACCTAAAATTGATCCAACCAGTGATAATTTTGCTTCAGTTGCTTTGAGCAATGGTCAAGATCAAACCATGGTTGATCTCATTAATGTGTGTTTACGTGATGAAATGGCGCGCGATCAACGTATTGTGGTTTTTGGCCAAGACGTAGCTGATGCTTCACGTTCAATAGCTCTTAAAGAAACCAAAGGAAAGGGAGGAGTGTTTAAAGCCACTGCCAATTTGCAACGTCAATTTGGTAGTCAACGTGTTTTTAATTCACCCCTTGCTGAAGCTAATATTGTTGGTCGAGCAATTGGGATGGCCATAAGGGGCTTAAAACCGATCGTTGAGATTCAATTTTTTGATTATATTTGGTCAGCGATGATGCAACTGCGTGGTGAATTAGCATTATTGCGTTGGCGCTCAAATAATGCCTTTTTTGCGCCGGTAGTAGTGCGAGCAGCATATGGTGGTTATTTAAAAGGTGGCGGGGTTTATCATTCGCAAACCGGAGAGGCTATTTTTACGCATATTCCAGGCCTACGCGTGGTAATGCCTTCATGCGCGCTTGATGCTAATGGTTTATTGCGTACAGCTATTCGTTGCGATGACCCAGTACTATTTCTTGAACATAAACATCTTTATCGCCAGACTTATAATCGCGCTGCTAATCCTGGACCTGATTTCATGATTCCTTTTGGCAGGGCAGCAACACTACGCAGCGGCAAACATCTTACTTTAATAACTTACGGTGCCTTGGTAAAACGCTCACTTGATGCTGCGCTACTTGCAGCCAATGAAGGCATCGAAGTAGAGATTTTAGATTTGCGTACTCTTTCTCCATATGATTGGGATGCTATAGCGGTAAGTGTACAAAAGACAAATCGTGCTTTAGTTGTATATGAAGACTGTCGTAGTTGGGGTTTTGGTTCTGAAATCGCCGCTCGTATTGCTGATGAATTATTCGAATATCTTGATGCACCGGTACAACGCGTAGCTTCTTTAGATACTTTTGTAGGATATAATCCCACCCTAGAAAATGCAATTCTTCCTCAAAGTGACGACGTATATCGTGCTATTATAAAGCTTGCGCGCTATTAGCTTATAGCCGGAGGCTAAATCATGAAGTTTGAGCACGTACTGGTACCTATTGATTTTTCAGAACAGTCACGTAGAGCCCTGCGAGCAGCCGACGAGTTATGTCAGAGTTACAATGCCACGCTCACGCTTTTGCATGTACATGCTATTGTTGGGGTAGCCGTACTTGATTTTACTTACGTTGAACAACCTCAAGAAATTGTACGTATTACTGAGGCAGCCGAAGAGCAATTACAAAGTTTGGTGGCAGAATTGCAAACACCAAAAGATTCAATAAAGATTGAGGTGTTAACCGGAGATCCAGTTGATGAAATGATAAAACTTTCTCAAGAGCATGATCTCATGGTGATGTCTACTCATGGCCGTAGCGGGATTACCCGCTTTTTAATGGGATCAGTTGTTGAACGCGTGGTCCGCGGGGCTCATTGTTCAGTACTGGTTATACGACCAGAGAGCCAAATATAAAAATTATTATTCTAACTATTCAATCCTCTCCTGGAGCTGCCGCGCCAGGAAATACTATAAAAGAAACAAATCCATTAGTCGTAGCGGAGGGGCTTGAACCCGCCGGATGCTGGACTTATTTCGCCACATCTTGCGGCAAGCAGCTTAAGTCAGCTATGTTTAAAAAAACAGTCGTTTTTTTGTATCTATACCCTAATAGTGGTTACGATAGTCTATCTTAAATGGCATCTTTTAGGAGAGCGTCATGTTTGTAGAGGGTGAAGTTGAAATTCAAGTAAAAGACCGTGCAGCTATAGGTCTTGATGAGCACAATATGAAATTATGGGTACAACGAGCTTTTAAAGAAATGAGTTGTTACCGAATTTCTAACTTTCGTATTGATGCAGATCGCACGGTTAGGGCTGTAGTAGCATTAAAACTTTCGGTTTTACCTGAAAATGAGCGCAATTTGCTTGAAACTCACGCCAATGATCTCGGCTTATTACGTTCTTTTATCGAAAAGATGTTTGAAGCCAAAGGTACTTGCCGTTGTATTGGTGAACCTAAGCTTAAGCCGACTTAAATGTAAGTTTAAGCAGCAATATCATTGCTGATGCTGCTATTGATAAGCTTAGCTCGATAAGGAGTTATAGCTATGGCCGATAGTGCTTTGACTATTTTTAGGCAAGCTGAAGACGAGCTACGTGAAGGTAAATATATCGCAGCCTTGGGTAACTACCTGCGAGTAGTTCGGGGAGTGCCACATTTTTTACGGGCACGGTTTCGTCTCTCTGATACCTTATTAAATCTTAAAGCCTCGGCGGCTTCGTTAGAGATCTATAAATCTATTGCTTGGCATGCCATTAAGGTCGGTCAGCCTTTAATTGGTTTGATGGCAATAAAAATGGCAAGTGCTTTAGATCCTAAGCAAATAGAGGCTATCGAAGTACTAGCGCAGTTATATGCAAGAGATTCTGATCGTGTTGACGAAGTAACAGAAATTTACCAACACCAAGAAATAGCTAAAGATGATATTGCCGGCGAACTTAATGGGCTAATCGGAACTGAGCTAGTGGTAGCAGCAGCAAATGAAGGCGTTGAGATAAATTATACTGAAGGTTATCCGACTGCGCTGCCGGCTATTCCATTATTTAGTTTTTTAAAAGAAGATGCTTTTGAATCAGTATTAAATAGCTTGATTTTACGTCGTTTTGTTAAAGGTAATGCTATTATCACTGAAGGTCAGCCGGGTGATTCTTTTTATATTATTGCTGAAGGTTCGGTTGATGTAAGTCGCAATATTGGTGGGCGGGTGCGTAATCTTGCGCATCTTAAAAGTGGTGCAGTTTTTGGTGAAATGGCCCTTATTTCAAAAGCACCGCGTACAGCAACAGTTACTGCTAGTGAGGATTGTGATCTGCTTGAACTTAAACGCGCATCTTTAGAAAACCAAGCTCAGAAACTAGTTAGTGTTACTCAAGCACTAAAAGATTTTACCCATGAGCGATTTTTGGCAAATCTTACGGCAACAAGCCTTATTTTTAAGCCTTTTCCTCGTCCGATGCGCAATGAAATTATTCGAAAATTTAAAGGTTATCCATTGGTTGCGGGTAATAAAATAATTACTGAAGGCGAAGAAGGTCAGGGTCTGTTTTTAATTCTTAAAGGACAGATCGAAGTTAGCAAACTTGCAGATGATGGCAGTAAATTAATATTGGCAACCTTGCATGAGGGCGATGTCTTTGGTGAAATTTCATTACTACAATCATCTTTAACTACAGCTTCATGCACTGCAGTAACTAACGGAAATTTATTATTTTTACCTAAAAAAGATTTTACTGCGATGTTGGCGCGTTATCCCCAGCTTAAAGAGCAATTATCGTCGATAACAGCAGAACGCTTACAAAAGACCAAACAAATGCTAGAGATGGAACCCATTGAAATAACTGAAGATGATGAGTTAATTATGCTTTAATTGTTAATCTTAGTTTTTATTCTTGATTTAAAAAAAATCGTACCTAATTTTATTTAAGGAATAATAGGGACACCCCCTAGCTTGATCTTGCGTGATTAAGACTTGCGTGCATAAGTTGTAATCTAGGAGATATAACAAATGGCTGATTTACATACTTTTCAAACTGTCGGTACTCGTGCCAGCCAAGAAACTAAGGCAGCCGAAGTAGCAGCATTTATGGGTTCAGTTTACCGTTGGATGGCCTTTGGTCTTGCGGTCACAGGTTTTACCGCCTTTTATGTCGCCAACTCAGAAACTGCAGTAAATGCCATCTTTGGCAATCCTATGGTGTTTTACGGCTTGTTGTTTGCACAACTAGGGTTGGTTTTTGCATTTACACCATTAGCCATGCGAGTTTCTTCGGCAATCGCTGGTTTGATTTTTATTGCTTACTCAGGGCTTACCGGGGTTACTTTATCAGCCATCTTTTTACGCTATACGCAAAGTTCAATTGCCCAAACATTTTTAATTACCGCCGGCGCGTTTGCGGCTCTGTCGTTTTATGGGGCGACAACTAAACGTGATTTAAACGCCATGGGTCGATTTATGATGGTCGGCCTTTTTGGTTTAATCATTGCCTCAGTTGTAAATATTTTTATGCAAAGCCCAGCAATTTATTGGGTTTCAACTTATGCTGGGGTGCTGATTTTCTCAGGGCTTACCGCCTATGAAAATCAACGCCTGCGCGAACTTTATCGCACTAGCGGCCAAACCGGTAATCTCGCTTTGCGCGGTGCTTTAATGTTCTACCTTGATTTTATCAACTTGTTCCTAATGCTTTTACGTTTATTTGGTAGTGAACGGCGCTAGATATTTTTTTGGTAACTGAACTTACCAACTCCACTAAGGCCGCTATAAAATTTGGGTGAGTCGCTGGTGTAGGGCTGCGGTAAAAATTTTTGATCCCAACATCGGTAGCTAAGTTTTGCAGTTCTATATCAAGCTCATACAAAGTTTCTAAATGTTCACTGACAAACGAAATCGGTATTACTAATACCGAAGTGATCCCATGTTTGCCTAAGGTTATAATAGTTTCTCGGGTGGATGGCTTAAGCCAACTGACCGGACCGACGCGACTTTGAAAACATAAGTATATTGGATTAGGGAGCGATAATTTATCAGATATAGCTTTTATGCTTTGCTTTATTTGTCGTGGGTAGGGATCACCACGCCTGACATATGATAGCGGAATGCCATGAGCTGAGAATATCAGCGCTGTCGTATCTTTTAAACGATTTGGAATATTGGCTAACGTTTTAAGTATATTATCAGTAACAGAGTTTATAAATCCATTAATAGTAGGATATGCTTTAATTATTTTTAAACGATTTAACTCTTGAGTGGCTAATTGGCTTATTAATTCATTAATACTTGAACGTGTAGTAGCAAAGGCGTAATGCGGATATAGAGGTAGAACTACCCAAGTTGCATCAGACCAATATTTTCTTGCCTCTTGCAGCGCCACGCTGGCACGCGGTTCACTATAGCGCATCGTAACCAATACGCGAGCATCAAATCCTAATAGTTTTAAATGTTTTTCAAGTGCTAAAGCTTGCGCCATGGTGTTAGCACCAATGGGAGAACCGCCACCAATCGCTTGATAAAGAGGTATTACTTTTGGGGTTCGGTAAGCTGCTATAAATGAAGCTAGTTTGGTTTTAAAAAATTTTGGCCCTGGTAATATGTCATCAAAAAGATTCTGTAAAAAAGGTTTTATTTGGGTGTAATTATCAGGTCCGCCTAGTTGCAGTAAAAATACGCATAGACGTTTGGCGTTTTTTATCTGGCTCATATAACTCTGTTATAATCATTGAGGTTTTGCTGCCAGACTTTAACTCCACAGTAACGGCTACCTTCGGGACAATAGGGTTTAACATTGGTTTGTTGGCGAGTAGCGCAAGGTGGTCCTAAATATTGACCGATAGTAGGATGCTGCTCGCGGATTTGTTTTACTTCATCGACAGTAGCTCGCCAAATTTCATCTTGCGCATTGTAGCATAATCGAGTTGACCATTTGTGTTGCCAAGCAGCGAGATCACCAGATTCAATAAAGCGAATAGGAAATGCATTAGGTAATAAATAAAGAGCAAATTCAGGAGTAACGCCAGCATCAAGTAGCTTATCAATAGCTTGCCAAGTTTGTTGCATAGTTTGCATAAAGCGGTCATGAGCAGTATCAAAATTAGCAATCAGCGTCGGAAGTATTACATCAGGGGTACCGCTGCGATATTGAGTAGAAAGTATTGGTCTTGAACCGGGGGTCATCCGATGACGTTGATCCTGCGAATCTGCAGCATGCGATAGTTTTTTTAAAAAAGTATAATGCGGGTGCATTAATGAACGAGTAACTTTGCCAATACTAGCAAGATTAAGTGCACCACCTAAATAGGGATTTTGTTTTGGCGATAGTACCCAAGCAATAGCGTCACTATCCGATAATTGCGTTGCATTTAAACCTATAGTAGTGCGTACCGCTTGGGCTAAAAGCTTTTCTCCATGGTTTTGGTAATCAAGTAAGCGCGAAGAAAATTCGCCTAAATCAGCATCAAAACTTTTACAAAACAGATGCGCATTGCTGTTTGGTGTTGTAATACCTAAAGAGCTTAATAGGGCATATTCGTGGGTTTGCTCAAGTTCAAGAGGATCTTC comes from Deltaproteobacteria bacterium and encodes:
- the hemH gene encoding ferrochelatase, which translates into the protein MSQIKNAKRLCVFLLQLGGPDNYTQIKPFLQNLFDDILPGPKFFKTKLASFIAAYRTPKVIPLYQAIGGGSPIGANTMAQALALEKHLKLLGFDARVLVTMRYSEPRASVALQEARKYWSDATWVVLPLYPHYAFATTRSSINELISQLATQELNRLKIIKAYPTINGFINSVTDNILKTLANIPNRLKDTTALIFSAHGIPLSYVRRGDPYPRQIKQSIKAISDKLSLPNPIYLCFQSRVGPVSWLKPSTRETIITLGKHGITSVLVIPISFVSEHLETLYELDIELQNLATDVGIKNFYRSPTPATHPNFIAALVELVSSVTKKISSAVHYQINVKALGTS
- a CDS encoding cyclic nucleotide-binding domain-containing protein, which translates into the protein MADSALTIFRQAEDELREGKYIAALGNYLRVVRGVPHFLRARFRLSDTLLNLKASAASLEIYKSIAWHAIKVGQPLIGLMAIKMASALDPKQIEAIEVLAQLYARDSDRVDEVTEIYQHQEIAKDDIAGELNGLIGTELVVAAANEGVEINYTEGYPTALPAIPLFSFLKEDAFESVLNSLILRRFVKGNAIITEGQPGDSFYIIAEGSVDVSRNIGGRVRNLAHLKSGAVFGEMALISKAPRTATVTASEDCDLLELKRASLENQAQKLVSVTQALKDFTHERFLANLTATSLIFKPFPRPMRNEIIRKFKGYPLVAGNKIITEGEEGQGLFLILKGQIEVSKLADDGSKLILATLHEGDVFGEISLLQSSLTTASCTAVTNGNLLFLPKKDFTAMLARYPQLKEQLSSITAERLQKTKQMLEMEPIEITEDDELIML
- a CDS encoding universal stress protein, whose amino-acid sequence is MKFEHVLVPIDFSEQSRRALRAADELCQSYNATLTLLHVHAIVGVAVLDFTYVEQPQEIVRITEAAEEQLQSLVAELQTPKDSIKIEVLTGDPVDEMIKLSQEHDLMVMSTHGRSGITRFLMGSVVERVVRGAHCSVLVIRPESQI
- a CDS encoding FAD-dependent thymidylate synthase, producing MIIAANVSSPFSSLQPIVRLVNAFSEPYNNAIATARTCYCTRVITSNDVQQDETARAQRDIIARSTYTAGHHTTLQHAAFQFIIENVSRQFVWSFLHAHPFYNSEQVSQRYVKVQPDRLLIPQLPAREAEFYQQTAAAQMLCYRELTEILIEPTAKAYFDIFQARQKQREQYLPAIRKKAQEVARYALPVATFTQLYHTVSGLTLHRYHRLSRMLDVPNETRIVINAMIDAVNEHDPLFFSYIEDPLELEQTHEYALLSSLGITTPNSNAHLFCKSFDADLGEFSSRLLDYQNHGEKLLAQAVRTTIGLNATQLSDSDAIAWVLSPKQNPYLGGALNLASIGKVTRSLMHPHYTFLKKLSHAADSQDQRHRMTPGSRPILSTQYRSGTPDVILPTLIANFDTAHDRFMQTMQQTWQAIDKLLDAGVTPEFALYLLPNAFPIRFIESGDLAAWQHKWSTRLCYNAQDEIWRATVDEVKQIREQHPTIGQYLGPPCATRQQTNVKPYCPEGSRYCGVKVWQQNLNDYNRVI
- a CDS encoding dehydrogenase E1 component subunit alpha/beta, whose protein sequence is MYTSRRIDDIEMQLKQQNLGFFQIASAGHEATQAAAALVLRAGHDWFIPYYRDRVLCLGLGVTAYDMFLELLGAAAGPGSGGRQMPSHWGNPKLNIISSSSVVGTQYLNATGCAEGGRIWQHLAPLVNNGCWVSDEVTYVSGGEGSTSEGEFFEALNTACNAKLPVIFHIQDNGYAISTPIEVQTAGGSITKLLEGYPNLLRLEFDGCDPEASYQAWQRGVHHARTRRGPVLMHAHVIRPYSHSMSDDERLYRTAAEIEKQTQQDPLICYRRVLQNKHGITEDEFNKIEQEVEADVQAARNAAVQAPAPRPETASLYVYSPKIDPTSDNFASVALSNGQDQTMVDLINVCLRDEMARDQRIVVFGQDVADASRSIALKETKGKGGVFKATANLQRQFGSQRVFNSPLAEANIVGRAIGMAIRGLKPIVEIQFFDYIWSAMMQLRGELALLRWRSNNAFFAPVVVRAAYGGYLKGGGVYHSQTGEAIFTHIPGLRVVMPSCALDANGLLRTAIRCDDPVLFLEHKHLYRQTYNRAANPGPDFMIPFGRAATLRSGKHLTLITYGALVKRSLDAALLAANEGIEVEILDLRTLSPYDWDAIAVSVQKTNRALVVYEDCRSWGFGSEIAARIADELFEYLDAPVQRVASLDTFVGYNPTLENAILPQSDDVYRAIIKLARY
- a CDS encoding Bax inhibitor-1/YccA family protein — protein: MADLHTFQTVGTRASQETKAAEVAAFMGSVYRWMAFGLAVTGFTAFYVANSETAVNAIFGNPMVFYGLLFAQLGLVFAFTPLAMRVSSAIAGLIFIAYSGLTGVTLSAIFLRYTQSSIAQTFLITAGAFAALSFYGATTKRDLNAMGRFMMVGLFGLIIASVVNIFMQSPAIYWVSTYAGVLIFSGLTAYENQRLRELYRTSGQTGNLALRGALMFYLDFINLFLMLLRLFGSERR